One window of the Trifolium pratense cultivar HEN17-A07 linkage group LG2, ARS_RC_1.1, whole genome shotgun sequence genome contains the following:
- the LOC123903898 gene encoding protein DETOXIFICATION 29-like — MDDSTQPLLTTKSKEEHHETNTNYPLPNQPPSNTAIFTAAALDMEPITNPRDFFTQFIVESKKLWYLAGPAIFSFVSKYSLGAVTQIFAGHVSTIDLAAVSVENSLIAGFSFGLMLGMGSALETLCGQAVGAGKLDMLGVYMQRSWVILFSMAFPLCFLYIFAGAILKLIGQTTEISEAAGTFALYMIPQLFAYALNFPVAKFLQAQSKVMVIAIISGVAMVLHPVFSWLFMVKFGWGLVGAAVVLNGSWWFIVVVQLGYVFSGKCGVAWNGFSFEAFRNLWGFFRLSLASAVMLCLETWYFMALILFAGYLKNAEVSVDAFSICMNILGWTIMVSFGMNVAVSVRVSNELGAIHPRTARFSLVVAVITSIFIGLLLALVLIISRDKYPALFTNDTEVAELVKDLTPLLALCVVINNVQPVLSGVAIGAGWQAAVAYVNIACYYLFGIPVGLILGYKVDLGVKGIWCGMMSGTILQTCVLLLIVYRTNWNKEASLAEDRIRNWGGGQQVTETNIVET; from the exons ATGGATGACTCCACACAGCCACTTCTCACAACCAAATCAAAAGAAGAACACCATGAAACTAACACAAACTATCCCCTTCCAAACCAACCACCATCCAACACCGCAATATTCACCGCGGCAGCCCTTGACATGGAGCCAATCACCAACCCAAGAGACTTCTtcacacaatttattgttgagTCGAAGAAGCTTTGGTACCTCGCCGGTCCTGCTATCTTCTCCTTCGTCTCCAAATACTCCCTCGGAGCTGTCACTCAAATCTTCGCCGGCCATGTTAGTACCATTGACCTTGCGGCCGTCTCCGTTGAAAACTCCCTCATTGCTGGCTTCTCCTTCGGCTTGATG CTTGGGATGGGCAGCGCGCTTGAAACACTATGTGGACAAGCAGTTGGAGCAGGAAAACTCGACATGTTAGGAGTATACATGCAAAGATCGTGGGTGATACTATTTTCCATGGCATTTCCACTATGTTTCTTATACATCTTTGCCGGAGCCATTCTAAAATTAATAGGACAAACAACTGAAATATCCGAGGCTGCAGGAACATTTGCTTTGTACATGATTCCGCAATTGTTTGCTTATGCGCTGAATTTTCCGGTAGCAAAATTTCTACAAGCGCAAAGTAAGGTGATGGTGATTGCGATTATATCGGGTGTGGCTATGGTGTTGCATCCGGTGTTTAGTTGGTTGTTTATGGTGAAATTTGGTTGGGGATTGGTGGGTGCTGCGGTGGTTCTTAATGGATCATGGTGGTTCATTGTGGTGGTTCAATTGGGGTATGTGTTTAGTGGAAAATGTGGTGTggcttggaatggattttcttttgAAGCATTTAGGAACCTTTGGGGATTCTTTAGGCTTTCTCTAGCTTCTGCTGTGATGCTTTG CTTGGAAACATGGTACTTTATGGCACTGATTTTGTTCGCTGGATATCTCAAGAATGCAGAAGTCTCTGTAGACGCCTTCTCTATTTG CATGAATATATTGGGCTGGACCATCATGGTGTCTTTTGGGATGAACGTCGCCGTAAG TGTGAGAGTCTCAAATGAACTAGGAGCAATTCACCCAAGAACAGCCAGATTTTCGTTGGTGGTGGCCGTGATTACATCAATATTTATCGGACTCTTACTAGCTCTTGTTTTGATAATCTCCCGCGATAAGTACCCTGCCCTTTTTACCAATGACACAGAAGTGGCAGAACTGGTCAAGGATCTCACTCCTTTGTTGGCCTTATGTGTTGTAATTAATAATGTTCAACCTGTTCTTTCAG GGGTGGCTATTGGGGCTGGATGGCAAGCAGCTGTGGCATATGTGAACATTGCATGCTACTACCTATTTGGAATTCCTGTGGGTCTTATTTTGGGTTACAAGGTTGACTTGGGAGTCAAA GGAATTTGGTGTGGAATGATGTCAGGGACTATATTGCAGACTTGTGTTCTTTTGCTAATCGTTTACAGAACTAACTGGAACAAAGAG GCCTCTCTTGCTGAAGATAGGATAAGGAATTGGGGTGGGGGTCAACAAGTGACTGAAACCAACATAGTAGAGACATGA